One Streptosporangium becharense genomic window, CCGTCCTTGATGTCTTCAAGGACAAGCTGATCAAGCGAGGGCTCTCGCTCAAGATTCTGGACGCGGGCGAGCCCAAGCTGTCCGGCAAGGAGTACCGTCTCGTGGTCACCCTCAAGGAGGGCATCGACCAGGAGAACGCCAAGAAGATCTCGAAGATCATCCGCGATGAGGGGCCCAAGGGCGTCAAGGCCCAGATCCAGGGCGACGAACTCCGGGTGAGCTCGAAGAAGCGGGACGAACTGCAGGAGGTCATCGCCCTCCTCAAGGGCAAGGACCTGGACGTCGCCCTGCAGTTCACGAACTACCGCTAGCCAGGCGGGCCGCCAAGGCCCTGACGTGGGGGTCAGGGCCTTGCCACCCTGGAAGGGCACATCCAGGGGCACACGACCGGAGCGTGGGGTCTTCTCACGATCGGTTCCGTCTCGTGCAGACCGGTCTGCCATTCCGTCGGCGTGCCGTGTTGGCGCGTCATCTACGTCGTGTCGATGCGTCACTGACGGCGCCGGACGCTTCCGGCCGGTCGGGGCTCATGCGTGCTTCGCTTCCCGTGGGGCAGAGGCAGCCCATGAAAAGGTTCTTCAAAGTCGTGGTGGCACGCTGGCTGGCCCGTACACCGATCGGCCTGGCGGTCTTGGGACTCGGGTGGCTGCTGGGGCGGCGGCGCAGGCAACGTGCCCAGCGCCAAGGTGATCAGGGTGGACGGCGGAGATAGGCACACGTCACATGGGTTGACGTAGTCGTCCACGTCCCGCACCGGAC contains:
- a CDS encoding DUF6203 family protein; translated protein: MKRFFKVVVARWLARTPIGLAVLGLGWLLGRRRRQRAQRQGDQGGRRR
- a CDS encoding YajQ family cyclic di-GMP-binding protein, producing MADSSFDIVSKIDHQEADNALNQTVKEVGHRFDFKGTGASIAWSGGQKAIEIKANSEERANAVLDVFKDKLIKRGLSLKILDAGEPKLSGKEYRLVVTLKEGIDQENAKKISKIIRDEGPKGVKAQIQGDELRVSSKKRDELQEVIALLKGKDLDVALQFTNYR